AGCTTCAACTCCCCTGACGAGGACCGGGCGTTGCGGATGAACCAGGGGCCCACGCCGGCCGCGGCGAAGGCGGCCGTCCCGGCCGCTGCCTGGTGGAGGAAGGTCCTTCGGGTGATGCCGGACGCTTCGGGGTGTTTTTTTTGCCTGCCGTTCATATCGCGCTCTCCTTGTTGATGTGTAAAAAGTGAAGGGGGGACAGACCGCCCCGCGGCGGTTCTGAAGCCGCGTCGGCGGCTGCTGCACCCCGTCACTTGGCTAGGGCCGGTGTGTTAGGGGATGATGAGTGGAAGAATAGAATTTGGTTGGCTGTCCAGGGCCTCCAGCGGCTGCCTGAAGCCGGCGGGCTTGCGGGGTTGGCGGGGGCATGCCGCGCCGACGTCTCGCGGCCAAGCCCCGCGGCTACCCGCCGACATGCGCCCTAAGCAGGGCGATTCCCATTTCGCGTGCCTTGAGGACCGTTTTGAGTTTGACCCCGCGCAGCTCCTCGCGGGTGTTCAGCAGGTTTTCCATGGCCGTGCGATACCGCAGATATTCTTCCTTGGCTGAGATGTGGGGCGTGACGGCCTCGGTGTGCAAAAAAGCGTCGATGGTCCGGTTCTTTCCGTTGCGGTTGCCCGCGGTCAGATCGACGCGGTCGTCGCCGCAGACCAGAAAACAGTGGATCATGGGCACGTAGGGCAGCAGAAAGGTATCCAGCAGCGCCTGGGTCCCGGTGACGAGGGCTTCGGTCATGGCGAAGATGCCGATGTGCTTGGCCACGGGCAGGCCCAGCTCCGATGCTAAAGCTGCGATGACGGCATGTTTGGTGGTGCAGCTGCCCTTTTCCTCCTTGAACAGAACCATCGGATCGTCGCGATCGGAGTTGTACCCGTAGGGCAGCCCCTGGACATAGGCGCAGGCGGCGTGAAAGCTCTGAACGCCGCGCGCCAGAAGGGCGGCCGCCATGGGGCCGGTGCCGTTGATCGATTTTTCAGGAAAGGTGTCGAAAGGGTTCATGCGCTGCGCTCCTTGAACTTCATCCCCCCCTTGCCTGCCGGTCGGCATCCCGACCGGACCGTGATCGTGCAGATCCTACCCCGGGAGTGTTAGGTCTTGATGAAGGCGCGCCGAAAAAAATGACCTTCCAGCTCCCCATCGCCGTTTCCGAAGCCGCACACAAAAAACAAACCCAGCGCTAATGCGGTTCTCACAGGCGGACCCTATGTTCACCGCCATCGCTGTTTTTGAAACCGCTTAGCCGAGGATTGCGCCATGACCGATTCGTCCCCAGCCGCCATCGAGATCGAGGCCGTGACTAAAACCTTTGGCTCCCGTCAGGCCCTGCGCAGGGTCAGCCTGCGAATCGCGGCCGGCGAAATGGTCGCTCTGATCGGACCTTCCGGGTCCGGGAAATCCACCCTGCTGCGGCATGTGTCGGGACTGCTGGCCGGCGACCGGGACTCGGGCAGCATTCGTATCTTCGGCCGCCAGGTTCAAAAAAACGGTTCGATATCCCCCGACGTCCGGCGTATCCGCTCCGAAGTCGGTTTCATCTTTCAGCAGTTCAATCTCGTGGGGCGCCTGCCGCTGTTGACCAACGTCATGGTCGGGATGCTGCCGCGGGTCGGCACCTGGCGAAGCCTGCTGGGCTGGTTCAGCCGGGAGGAAAAACGGCGCGCCATGGAGGCCCTGGACTGTGTGGGCCTGGCGGAATATGCCGCCCAGCGGGCCAGCACCCTTTCCGGCGGGCAGCAGCAGCGGGCGGCCATCGCCAGAGCGGTGGAGCAGCGCGCGCGCATCATTCTGGCCGACGAGCCGATCGCTTCGCTGGACCCCGAATCGGCCCGCATGGTGATGGAGTGCCTCACGGCCCTCAACCGCAACAACGGCGTGAGCGTCCTGGTGAGTTTGCACCAGGTTCAGTTTGCGCTTCAATACTGTCCCCGCTCCATCGCCATGAAAGAGGGGCGGATCGTGTTCGACGGGCCCAGCGAAGCGCTGACGGCCGCCGCGCTGCGCAATATTTACGGGTTGAAGTCGGCTGACTGCAACCTCGACGGCACCACACCCATAAAACTTGGTCTAACCGGTCACCGGCCGGTCTTGGCCGCCCGGGCCTGATCCCACGGCCGCGGCGCAAACCGGCCGCCACCCCTTTCCGATCCTCGGGGTTTGCCCATCAATCGCAATTTTGAAAGGAGAATAAGGAAATGAAAAGCGTTCTGCAGGCGTTGATCTTCGCTCTGATTGCCGTGCTGGCCTTTTCGGTCGGCACGCCCGCGGCGGCGGACGATCTCAAGGAAATCACCCTCGGCATCATCCCCACCGAGTCCAGCGCTTCCGCCATGACGGGCTTTGAGCCCTTCCGGGCCGATATGGAAAAGGCCCTGGGCATTCCGGTCAAGCTCTTCATGGCGCCGGATTACGCCGGCGTGATCGAGGCCATGCGCTTCAACAAGGTCCAGATCGCCTGGTTTGGCAACAAATCCGCCATCGAGGCCGTCAACCGCGCCGACGGCGAGGTGTTCGTGCAGACCGTGGACGTCACCGGCAACCCGGGCTACTGGTCGCTCATCGTGGTCCACAAGGACAGCCCCTTCCAGACCATCGAAGACATCATCCGCGACGGAAAGAACCTGACCTTCGGCAATGGCGACCCCAACAGCACATCCGGCTATCTCATTCCCACTTACTATATCTGGGGCCAGCACGGCATCGATCCGGCCAAGCACTTCAAGCTGGTGCGCAACGCCAACCATGAAACCAACCTGATGGCGGTGGCCAACAAGCAGGTGGACTTCGCCACCAACAATACCGAAAATTGGGACAAGTTCGCCAAGGCCCACCCCGACATGATCAAGAACGTGCGCATCATCTGGAAAAGCCCGCTGATTCCCAGCGATCCCATGGTGTGGCGCAAGGACCTCTCCAAAGAGTGGAAGAGCCGGATCAAGGGCTTTTTCCTGGCTTACGGCCGCATCGGCGCCGAGAAAGACAAGCAGCTGGCGGTGCTCAAGGGGATGAGCTCCGGGTGGGCCCCCTTCCCGGACTCCTCCAACCATCAGCTGCTGCCGATCATGGAGATTAACTTTGCCAAGGACAAGATGAAAATCCAGAACAGCGACGCCATGGCCGCCGAGGCGAAGACCCAGAAAATGGCCGAAATCGACCAGCACCTGGCGGAGATCCAGTCCTACAGCAAGCTCGTCGAGAAGTTCAATTAACCACCACCCCGCGGGAGCTCACCCCTTTCGGGGAGCTCCCGCAATAGCCAGGCAATAAAAATATCATGACCACTGCCAGTCACCCGTTGGAGATCCCGGAAATCACGCTGGGCCGCAAGCTGCTGCGTCTGCTGGGTTGGCTGGCCTTCGCAGCCCTGCTGATGTGGGCCTGGCAGGGGGCCGAAATGCGGCCGCTGGATCTGGTGACCTACCGCGGCAACATGGCCGCCTACCTGGCCGGGTTCCTGTCGCCGGATTTTACCGAATGGCGCCAGTACCTGCACCACACCATCGTGACAATTCAGATCGCCGTTTGGGGCAGTCTGCTGGCGGTGGCGGTCGCCGTGCCCTTGGGGCTGCTTTCGGCCGCCAACGTGGCCCCGCTGTGGGTGCACCAGCCGGTGCGGCGCTTGATGGATGCCTGCCGTTCGATCAACGAGATGATCTTTGCCATGCTCTTCATCAGCGCGGTCGGCCTTGGGCCCTTTGCCGGTGTGCTGGCTCTGTTCATGCACACCCTGGGCACGCTGGCCAAACTCTTCTCTGAAGCGGTGGAGGCCATCGACCCCCAGCCGGTTGAGGGCATCCGGGCCACCGGCGCCAGCAAGTTGCAGGAGATCGCTTACGGGATCATTCCCCAGGTGGTGCCGCTGTGGATTTCCTACTCCCTCTATCGTTTCGAATCCAACGTCCGCTCGGCCAGCGTCGTCGGCATGGTGGGCGCCGGCGGGATCGGCATGCTGCTGTGGGACGCCATTCGCAGCTTCAATTACGCGGCCACCGCCGCCATGCTCATCATTTTGGTGGTGGTGGTGAGCCTGCTGGATCTCGGGTCGGCCTATGTGCGCAAAAAATTCATCTGAAACCGCTTTAAAAACGCCCCTTTCGCCGTCTTCCGCTTCCCAACCCGCCATCCGCCCGGCCACCCTTGCCGATGCCCATGAAATCGCGGCGCTCCTCGGCGAGCTGGACTACCCCAGCCCCGCCGGCCGCGTCCGCCTGCGGCTGGAGGCCATTTTGGACCGCGATGACTACCGGGTCCTGGTGGCCGAAGGTGATCGTGGCCTGGCGGGTGTGATCAGCGTCTGTTGGGGGCTTTGTCTGGAACAGGACGGTCGCTGGGGGCAGATCCTGGCCCTGGTGGTGACCGCGCCGGAACGCGGCAAAGGGCTCGGCGCGCGGCTGCTCGCCCATGCCGAGGCCTGGCTGCGCGCGGCGCCGGTGGCGCGGATCATCGTCACCAGCAGCCAGCGGCGCACGGCGGCACATCGTTTCTATCAAAACCGCGGCTACCGCGCCGACGGCCAGCGCTTCGTCAAGACTCCAGGGGAGGCCGGCGGCGTCCCGCTTCAGATGGACAACAGCGGCCTCAGCGCGGCCAGGATTTCCGGTGCGCCGGCCAGGACCCGCCACTGATCGGGCTGGGTTTCCACGGCCTCCAGACAGCCGCCCGCCTCTTCCAGCAGGATTTTACCCGCCGCGAAATCCCACTGCTTGATACCCTCGTAGATCACGCCCCCCAAAAAGCCTGCCGCCGCATAGGCCAGTTCCGCCGCGGCCGCCCCCAGGCAGCGCCCCTTGCGCACCTGCGGCAGCAGCGCCGCGAGCCTCCGGGTCATGCAGTCCATGACTGCCGGCGTCTTGCCGAAGCTCAGCGAGACGACCGCCTCACGGGTGTCCGTCACCTGACAGGTCCGGATCGGCTGCTGATTTAAAGATGCGCCGCGGCCCGCCACTCCCACGAACATCTCATCGCTGCAGGGCATAAAAACCACCCCGGCCAGTGGTCTGCCATGGGGTCCCGCTTTTTCTGCCTCTCCTTCGGGGGCGTCATCGCCGTTGAGGAAACAAGCGATCGAAACGCAGAAAAACGGCAGCCCGTGCCAGAAGTTGACCGTGCCGTCCAGGGGGTCGATGACCCACCGGCAGGCGCCGTCGCCCGGCAACTCCCCGCGCTCTTCGGTGAGGATCGCATGGTCGGGAAAGGAGTCTCTGATGGTCTCAACGATGGCCTCTTCGCAGTCCCGGTCGGTGCGGGTCTTGACGTCATGAAGCAGGCGCGTGCACTCTACCGGGGCGTTGCGGAAATCCCGCAGCTGGATCTGGCCGGCGCGTCGGGCGGCCGCCAGCGCCGTTGCCACAACGGGTTTGGCCAAGTCGGCCGACAAGCGTGCGACGGCCGAGGACGGGGCTTTGGGGGCCATTTCGTCTCCTTTGGGTAGGTTATTTGCCGACGCCGAAGACCTCGCGGCCGGCCACGAAGGTGCGGACCACCTCGGCCACGCGGCCGTGGTCCTCGACGATGACCAGATCGGCGGCTTTGCCGGTTTCGATGGCGCCGGTCAGGTGGTCCAGGCCTGCGGCGCGGGCCGGGTTGAGGGAGATCATGCGCACGGCCGCGGGCAGATCGAGGATCTTTTCGCGGTGGAGTTGAAGGGCGGCGTGCAGCAGGGACATGGGGGCGTAGTCCGAGCACAGGATGTCCCCCAGCCCGGCGCCGATGGCCTCGCGCCCGGAAAGGTTGCCGGTCAGCGAAGCACCGCGCAGGACGTTGGGAGAGCCCAGGGAGATCAGCATGCCGTGGGCGCGGGCTGCCCGGGCGGCCTCCAGGTTGACCGGAAACTCCGCCAGCGTGACCCCCAGTCGGCCGACGGCGTCCACCTTGTGACTGGAATCGTCGTCATGGCTGGCCATGCGGATGCCGTTTTCCCGGCAGAGTCCGGCCAGCAGCTCCAGGCCGGGCCAATCGATGCGGCGACTGGCGTTCAAGCGGCGCGCGATGAGCCGATCCACGTGCTCGGCCGACAGGCCGCGGGCCTTGGCGTAGTAGGCCCGAAAATGCGCCACATCGGAGAACTGGCCCTGGCCGGGGGTGTGGTCCATGAGGGAGAAGAGGTGGATCAAGCCCTGGCGGATGAGTCGCTTCAAATGGGGCAAGCCTTCGGCGTTGGTGATCTCGTAGCGTGCATGGACGTAGGTCCGCGCGCGGAATTCTCTTTTCAGATCCTGCAGGTGGTGGACTAGAAAATCGGTCATTTCCGCATTGCGGAAGGTGGGCTGTTCATCGCTGCTCAGAAAGCAGAGGCAGTGGAAAATGGCCGTCACCCCGCAGGCCACCAGCTGCCTGTCCAACTCGTGGAGGGCGACGTCGACGGGAAAGCGGCCGCCCGGCCGGGGCTGGATGGCGTTTTCGATGACGTCGCTGTGGATGTCGATGAAACCCGGCAGCAGCAGGCGGCCCTGGCCGTCGATATCCACCGCGGCGGCCGCCGGACTGGGTCGGGTGGTGATGTCGTCGATGATGCCCCGGGACACTACGACGGTGGCCCCGGGCAGGACCTCGCCGGGCGTGACGACCCGGACGTTGCGGATGATCGTGTCCGGGGTGGCGGTCTTGTTGCGCATCATACGTGGGGCTCCTTCGCCGGCATGGCATAAACCGCGTCCATCAGGCGGTTCATAATGGATCGGTCATGGAAGATGGCGATCATGGTGGTGCCTTGGTGCTTCATCTCCATCAGCAGCTCCAGCACGACCCGCATGGCCTCGGGATCCAGGGAGGCCGTCGGCTCGTCCAGCAGCAGCAGACGCGGCGGGCGGATAACGGCCCTGGCCAGGTTGACCCGCTGCTTCTCCCCGCCGCTGAAGGTGGCCGGATAGGCATCGTGCAGGCGGGCGTCGATCTTGAGCCGCGCCAGGAGCGCGCCGGCCTGCTTGCGGGCCTCGGCCCGGGGCACCCCGGCATTCACCAGGGGCTCGGCCACCACGTCGCGCGCCGGAACCCGCGGCAGCACCGAGAGAAACTGGGTCACGTAGCCCATCTCCCCGCGCCGCAGGGTCAGTACCTGGTTCTCAGGCAGGTCGGTGAGACAAACGGGCCCAAAGGCTTCGGATTCGTAGGCGATGCTTCCTGAACAGGCCCGGTAGGTGCGGTAGATGCACTTGAGCACCGAACTTTTGCCGTATCCGCTGGGGCCGGCAAGGCCCATGGCGTTGCCGGCCGACACCGAAAATGAAACGCGCCGGAAGCCGATGATCTCTTTGCCGTTGAGGGCATGGGATACGAATCGTTTTTCCAGGTTTGCGACGTTCAGCATGGGGCCGCTCCGGGGCCTGAAAGGTGTTTCGCAGCGATTTTCAGAGCGCCGAATTCACCAGCAACTGGGTGTACGGGTGCTGGGGGTCTTCGAGGATCTGGTCCGACAGGCCGGACTCTACGATGGTGCCGAAGCGCATCACCAGGGTGCGGCTGGTCAGTAGACGGATCACCCCGAGGTCGTGGGAGACCACGATGGTGGCCACCCCCAGCTCCTGCTGCAGCGACCGGACCAGGTCCAGCACCCGGGCCTGGACCGAAACGTCCAGGCCGGTGGTCACCTCGTCCAGCAGCAGCAGCGCCGGACGGGTGGCGAGGGCCTTGGCGATTTGCACCCGCTGCTGCATGCCGCCGGAAAAATTCCGCGGCGGTTCGTTCATTCGCGCCACCGGCACCTCGGTTTGGGCCAGCAGGTTGGCGGCCCGCCGCTGCATTTTCCCCACATGGCGCCAGCCGGCCATCAGCAGCCGCTCGGCAATGTTGCCGCCGGCGCTGACCTTCAGGCGCAGGCCCATGCGGGCATTCTGGTAAACGATGCCCATGCGCTCGTTGCGGATCCGTCGCCGGTGGAAGGCGCTGAGGGCAAAGAGGTTTTGGGCGGGGTCGATTTGCAATTCGCCACCGGGAATCGGATTCCCGTTCAGGTTCAAATGAAATCGTCCTCCGGTGGGTTCGAAATCGAAATGCAGCAGGCGCACCACGGTGCTTTTGCCGGAGCCGCTTTCGCCGACGATGCCCAGCACTTCGTTAGGGTAGAGGTCGAAGGAGACCTCCCGGCAGGCCAGGACCGATCGGCAGCGGGGGCATTGGTTGACCCCCCGCACAGCCCCGGTGAGATCCAGGCACGCAGGGCATCCCGGGCCGTAGCGTTTGGTCAGATGGCGGACCTGGAGAACCGGCTTCACCCTCTTTTCTCCTCCGGCGACGGGGTTTCCCGGTCCCCCCTGCGGCGAATCTTGTCGCAAAAGGCGGTGTCCGAGCAGCTATAGACGCGCCGGCCTGTCTTATCGTCGACCACCTCGTCCAGAAAGGTTGTGGCGGCACCGCAGCGCTCGCAGCGCCGGCCGTCAAAGGCCTCGACCCGAAAAGCGAAGTCCTCGAAGGCCAAGGGTTCCACCCGGGTGTGGGGGGGGACGGCGTAAATCCGCTTTTCCCGGCCGGCGCAGAAGAGCAGCAGCGCTTCGCCCCGGTTCAGCTTGGGCACATCCCAGCGCGGAATGGGGCTGGGGTCCATGAGGTGGCGCCGGTTGACCATCACCGGGTAGCGCGCGCCCACGGTGATCGCCTTGAATTTCACGATGTCTTCGTAGAGGTAGAGCCACATGCGGCTGTAATCGGCCTCGGCATGCATCCGCCGGGTTGTGCGTTCCGACGGCTCCACCAGGCGCAGGGGCTCCGGGATGGGCACCTGAAAGACCAGCACCTGGTGGGGGCGGAGGGGCTCCTCGGGAATCCGGTGGCGGGTCTGGATCAGCGTGGCGGCGGCGGTGTCGGTGGTCAGGGCCGCGTCAGTCACGCGCTTGACAAACCTTTTGATGTTGACGGCGTTGACGCTGTCGTCGGCCCCCTGATCAATGACCTTGAGCACATCCTGCGGGCCGATGAGCGCCAGCGTCAACTGCAGACCGCCGGTTCCCCAGCCGCGGGCGATGGGCATTTCGCGCGAGCCGAAAGCCACTTGGCAACCGGGGATGGCCACGGCCTTGAGCAGCTTGCGCCGGATTTCGCGTTTGGCGCCCTCGTCCAGAAAGCCGTACGCATACCGGTCGCCCTCGGTGGGCAGGCGATCGCGCCAGTCGGCCGGCGGCGGCATCGGTTCAAGCGGCACGCTGAGGGTCATGAAAGGGGGTCCCGGGCCGATGTCTCTTCGGCCTGAATGTTTCGCAGCCGATCGAGTTCCGACTGAAAGGTGACGTAATGGGGCAGTTTGTAGTGATTGCAGAAGCCCATGGACTCGATGCCGTCCACATGGGTCAGCACAAACTCCTGGTCTTCGGACGGCGCTGCCGGCTCCGGGGCGGCGATGGCCCGGTCCAGGACGGCCATGGCGATGGCTTTGGTTTCGTTGTGGCCGAAACACAATCCGTAGCCGAGACTGAAGACCGCCGGCCCGCCGTCATCGGCGATGCGTGAGATGACCTCGGCCTCGGTCACCAGAATTTCGCCGATGGTCTCCACCACGCCGCTGACGGGGTTTTTGTAGGGCACCGGCAGGTACCCCACCCGCAGCTCACCGATCACCGGGTGGACCGACCCGTAGCCGCGCATGTTGGAGTAGGCCAGTGCCAGCATGCCGCCGGTTTCGCCCCGCGCAAGGCTTTGCAGCTGGGCGCTGCGCGCAGCCGGGAAGGTGAGGGCCTGGCGGGTGATATCCACCAGCGGCTCCTCCTTCCCGGAAGACGCCGGGCGGGGTGCCAGCAGGCCCTCGCGCCGCAGCATCTCGACCACCTTGGGAAAGCGCTCGGGAAGCGGCGCTAGCGGCGCGGTGTCTTTTAAAAGCTGCGCAACCGCCTCTCGCGTGCGGGCCGACGATTCCGCCTGCAAATCGAAATCCAGCAGCCGCAGGGTGTAGTCCGAGGTCGGGCCGAGGAGCTGCCCGCCGGGGATATCCTTGAAGGCCGCGGAAATGCGTCGGATCAGGCGCATGGCGTCGGTGGCGATGGGCTCGGCATACCCCAGGCGGGGGAGGGTGGTGCGGTAGGCGCGCAGGATGAAGGCGGCCTCCAAGGTGTCGCCGGCCGCCTGCTTGAAGGCCAGGGCCGCCAGATCCGGCGCGTAAAGCGACCCCTCGCCCATCACCCGGTCCACCGCAAAATGGAGCTGATCGCGGATCTGGGCCGGCTCCAGCAGATTGGAATCCCCGCCGGCGCGACGCACCAGGCTGAATTGCGCGGCATTTTCGATGGCGGCGGCCCCGCCTCTGACGGCCACATACCCCATTGTGTCACCCCACCTGAATGCGCGTTGAACGCGGCAGCCCCATCAACTCACCGCCCGGTCGCACAAAAAAGGCATCGACGCCCAGGGGGTAGTCGGCGTTGACGGTCATCAGCGCCTGGAACTCGGCCGGCGGGACTCCGGGCATCTCCGGCGGGATGCCGTCGGGCCGGGCGATGCCCGGCCCCCGGAGCCGCACCTGCAGGCGTTGCGAAGCGTCCGCCGCCCCGCCAGCCAGACAGTAGACCAGGGTCGCGCCCTCCTCGGGGGCTTCCAGCCGGCCATGTTTGGCGCGCGCCGCCGCCTCTTGACCGCGGGACCCGGCGATAAAAAGGTAGTCCGCCTTTTCCGGCACCTCGGGGCGCCCCTGGGTGGCCCCCACCAGGGCCGCCTGGAGGGCCCGGGCGTTGCCGCCGCCGATCACGCAAAGGCTCACCTCATGGTCCAGCAGACAGCCCCCCACGGCCAGGATCGCGGCGAAAGGCGCGGCGGCCTCGATGCCGCCCAACCGGACCAGACGGCCCGGCCGGCTCATGGCCTCCAGCAGGATGCGGAAGTTCTGCTGGTTTTTTAAGATCTCGGCATCCATCAAGGCCGCTTCTCCGGCGGGTCTCCCAGGGAGCCAAAGTCCACGGTCTCTTTTTTCATGGACGTGAAGCGCACCCGGGTGGCGGCGGCCAGCCGGGACATCCGCGCCTCCCGCTGGCCCTTGGTTTTCTCCAGGCGTTCGACCAGATCGCAGATCCATTCACGCATCGATGCCCCGCCTGCCTGCGCGGCGGCCTCAACCGCCGCCAGCAGCAGGGCGCGCTGTGGTTCCTCACCGCAGATCACGCCGCAGCCCACCTGCCCGTCGCAAACCACCTGGGCTTCGCTGACCAGCACTTCCCCCAGATGGAAGGACGTGTCGAACGGGTCGCGTGCGCTGGCCATCAGCAGGCCGGTGTGCGGCGCGCGCCGGATGCGGAAGCGCCCCGAAGCCCAGAGCCGGTCGAGGAGCGCCTCCACCTGGCCCGTCTCGGCCGCGGAGATCACCCTGAGCAGGCGCGTTTTGAGGTCCCCGGCGGCTTCGGGCATTCTGCGGCGGTCTCCGGCCCCCCCAGCTGCGGCGGGGGGATCAGGCGAAGGCTTCAAGAAATTGCTCCAGGTTCGAGAAGTGCTCAAAGCGCGCTTCCAGGGTTGCCCGGTTCCAGTCCCACCAGGCGATGCGCATCAGTTTGTCGACCACATCCTGGCTGAAACGCATCCGCAGGAAGCGGGCCGGCACCCCGGCCACCACCTGGTAGGGCGCCACATCCCGGGTCACCACCGCCCCGGCTGCCACCACCGCCCCGCTGCCGACCGTAACGCCGGCCATCACCTGGGCCCCGGCGCCGATCCAGACATCATGGCCGATGCGGCAGGATTGCCTGCGGCGCCACTGGAAAACCGCATCGTCATCGGTCCCCGCAAAGC
The sequence above is a segment of the Desulfobacteraceae bacterium genome. Coding sequences within it:
- a CDS encoding GNAT family N-acetyltransferase, coding for MCAKNSSETALKTPLSPSSASQPAIRPATLADAHEIAALLGELDYPSPAGRVRLRLEAILDRDDYRVLVAEGDRGLAGVISVCWGLCLEQDGRWGQILALVVTAPERGKGLGARLLAHAEAWLRAAPVARIIVTSSQRRTAAHRFYQNRGYRADGQRFVKTPGEAGGVPLQMDNSGLSAARISGAPARTRH
- a CDS encoding carbon-phosphorus lyase complex subunit PhnI — its product is MGYVAVRGGAAAIENAAQFSLVRRAGGDSNLLEPAQIRDQLHFAVDRVMGEGSLYAPDLAALAFKQAAGDTLEAAFILRAYRTTLPRLGYAEPIATDAMRLIRRISAAFKDIPGGQLLGPTSDYTLRLLDFDLQAESSARTREAVAQLLKDTAPLAPLPERFPKVVEMLRREGLLAPRPASSGKEEPLVDITRQALTFPAARSAQLQSLARGETGGMLALAYSNMRGYGSVHPVIGELRVGYLPVPYKNPVSGVVETIGEILVTEAEVISRIADDGGPAVFSLGYGLCFGHNETKAIAMAVLDRAIAAPEPAAPSEDQEFVLTHVDGIESMGFCNHYKLPHYVTFQSELDRLRNIQAEETSARDPLS
- the phnD gene encoding phosphonate ABC transporter substrate-binding protein is translated as MKSVLQALIFALIAVLAFSVGTPAAADDLKEITLGIIPTESSASAMTGFEPFRADMEKALGIPVKLFMAPDYAGVIEAMRFNKVQIAWFGNKSAIEAVNRADGEVFVQTVDVTGNPGYWSLIVVHKDSPFQTIEDIIRDGKNLTFGNGDPNSTSGYLIPTYYIWGQHGIDPAKHFKLVRNANHETNLMAVANKQVDFATNNTENWDKFAKAHPDMIKNVRIIWKSPLIPSDPMVWRKDLSKEWKSRIKGFFLAYGRIGAEKDKQLAVLKGMSSGWAPFPDSSNHQLLPIMEINFAKDKMKIQNSDAMAAEAKTQKMAEIDQHLAEIQSYSKLVEKFN
- the phnL gene encoding phosphonate C-P lyase system protein PhnL; amino-acid sequence: MLNVANLEKRFVSHALNGKEIIGFRRVSFSVSAGNAMGLAGPSGYGKSSVLKCIYRTYRACSGSIAYESEAFGPVCLTDLPENQVLTLRRGEMGYVTQFLSVLPRVPARDVVAEPLVNAGVPRAEARKQAGALLARLKIDARLHDAYPATFSGGEKQRVNLARAVIRPPRLLLLDEPTASLDPEAMRVVLELLMEMKHQGTTMIAIFHDRSIMNRLMDAVYAMPAKEPHV
- the phnH gene encoding phosphonate C-P lyase system protein PhnH; translation: MDAEILKNQQNFRILLEAMSRPGRLVRLGGIEAAAPFAAILAVGGCLLDHEVSLCVIGGGNARALQAALVGATQGRPEVPEKADYLFIAGSRGQEAAARAKHGRLEAPEEGATLVYCLAGGAADASQRLQVRLRGPGIARPDGIPPEMPGVPPAEFQALMTVNADYPLGVDAFFVRPGGELMGLPRSTRIQVG
- the phnC gene encoding phosphonate ABC transporter ATP-binding protein; the protein is MTDSSPAAIEIEAVTKTFGSRQALRRVSLRIAAGEMVALIGPSGSGKSTLLRHVSGLLAGDRDSGSIRIFGRQVQKNGSISPDVRRIRSEVGFIFQQFNLVGRLPLLTNVMVGMLPRVGTWRSLLGWFSREEKRRAMEALDCVGLAEYAAQRASTLSGGQQQRAAIARAVEQRARIILADEPIASLDPESARMVMECLTALNRNNGVSVLVSLHQVQFALQYCPRSIAMKEGRIVFDGPSEALTAAALRNIYGLKSADCNLDGTTPIKLGLTGHRPVLAARA
- the phnM gene encoding phosphonate metabolism protein PhnM; protein product: MMRNKTATPDTIIRNVRVVTPGEVLPGATVVVSRGIIDDITTRPSPAAAAVDIDGQGRLLLPGFIDIHSDVIENAIQPRPGGRFPVDVALHELDRQLVACGVTAIFHCLCFLSSDEQPTFRNAEMTDFLVHHLQDLKREFRARTYVHARYEITNAEGLPHLKRLIRQGLIHLFSLMDHTPGQGQFSDVAHFRAYYAKARGLSAEHVDRLIARRLNASRRIDWPGLELLAGLCRENGIRMASHDDDSSHKVDAVGRLGVTLAEFPVNLEAARAARAHGMLISLGSPNVLRGASLTGNLSGREAIGAGLGDILCSDYAPMSLLHAALQLHREKILDLPAAVRMISLNPARAAGLDHLTGAIETGKAADLVIVEDHGRVAEVVRTFVAGREVFGVGK
- a CDS encoding alpha-D-ribose 1-methylphosphonate 5-phosphate C-P-lyase PhnJ, whose product is MPPPADWRDRLPTEGDRYAYGFLDEGAKREIRRKLLKAVAIPGCQVAFGSREMPIARGWGTGGLQLTLALIGPQDVLKVIDQGADDSVNAVNIKRFVKRVTDAALTTDTAAATLIQTRHRIPEEPLRPHQVLVFQVPIPEPLRLVEPSERTTRRMHAEADYSRMWLYLYEDIVKFKAITVGARYPVMVNRRHLMDPSPIPRWDVPKLNRGEALLLFCAGREKRIYAVPPHTRVEPLAFEDFAFRVEAFDGRRCERCGAATTFLDEVVDDKTGRRVYSCSDTAFCDKIRRRGDRETPSPEEKRG
- the phnG gene encoding phosphonate C-P lyase system protein PhnG → MPEAAGDLKTRLLRVISAAETGQVEALLDRLWASGRFRIRRAPHTGLLMASARDPFDTSFHLGEVLVSEAQVVCDGQVGCGVICGEEPQRALLLAAVEAAAQAGGASMREWICDLVERLEKTKGQREARMSRLAAATRVRFTSMKKETVDFGSLGDPPEKRP
- a CDS encoding acetyltransferase, which encodes METAEDLGDIEVAAADAAPQVHAAAQVRGSVIGGYTDIGPNWTVLASRLGDYSYLAGSDGVVIYTEIGKFCSIASHVFINPGNHPMHRVTQHHCTYRRRRYGFAGTDDDAVFQWRRRQSCRIGHDVWIGAGAQVMAGVTVGSGAVVAAGAVVTRDVAPYQVVAGVPARFLRMRFSQDVVDKLMRIAWWDWNRATLEARFEHFSNLEQFLEAFA
- a CDS encoding ATP-binding cassette domain-containing protein: MKPVLQVRHLTKRYGPGCPACLDLTGAVRGVNQCPRCRSVLACREVSFDLYPNEVLGIVGESGSGKSTVVRLLHFDFEPTGGRFHLNLNGNPIPGGELQIDPAQNLFALSAFHRRRIRNERMGIVYQNARMGLRLKVSAGGNIAERLLMAGWRHVGKMQRRAANLLAQTEVPVARMNEPPRNFSGGMQQRVQIAKALATRPALLLLDEVTTGLDVSVQARVLDLVRSLQQELGVATIVVSHDLGVIRLLTSRTLVMRFGTIVESGLSDQILEDPQHPYTQLLVNSAL
- the phnE gene encoding phosphonate ABC transporter, permease protein PhnE, yielding MTTASHPLEIPEITLGRKLLRLLGWLAFAALLMWAWQGAEMRPLDLVTYRGNMAAYLAGFLSPDFTEWRQYLHHTIVTIQIAVWGSLLAVAVAVPLGLLSAANVAPLWVHQPVRRLMDACRSINEMIFAMLFISAVGLGPFAGVLALFMHTLGTLAKLFSEAVEAIDPQPVEGIRATGASKLQEIAYGIIPQVVPLWISYSLYRFESNVRSASVVGMVGAGGIGMLLWDAIRSFNYAATAAMLIILVVVVSLLDLGSAYVRKKFI